In Maribacter dokdonensis DSW-8, the genomic stretch TTTACCTCTGGGCTAACTTCGCCTACTTCAAATGTGTATGCATGATCACCGTAGAATTCGTTTTTTAAAGCACCGCAATCTATTGAGATGATATCACCTTCTTTCAATGGTGTATTATTTGGAATACCATGTACCACTTGTGCATTAGGGCTCATGCATAACGAGTTTGGAAAATCATATAAACCTAAAAAGCCAGGTACTGCACCATGATCGCGAATAAAAGTTTCTGCCATAGCATCTAACTGAAGAGTCGTAACTCCCGGTTTAACTTCTGCAGCGATCATTCCCAAGGTCTTGGAAACGATCAAGGCGCTTTCTCGCATTAATTCAATCTCTTCAGCTGTTTTTATTTTAATCGTGCTCATGATGTGCTAATGGGTTGGTTATGTAATTATACCAAAGAATTTTGGGTCATAAATTTTGATTGTTCAACGCCCATTAATTTTAATATCGTTGGTGCAATATCACCTAGTACACCATCTTTGATTTGATGAATATCTTTGTCCACCAAAATTAATGGTACAGGGTTGGTGGTATGTGCCGTGTTAGGTGAGCCATCTTCGTTGATCATGGTCTCACAGTTACCGTGGTCAGCAATTACGATTACGGAGAAATCTTTTTCTATAGCTGCGGTAATAACGTCTTTTGCGCATTCGTCAACAGTTTCGCATGCCTTGATCGCGGCATTCATGTCACCGGTATGACCAACCATATCTGGGTTCGCAAAGTTCAAGCAAATAAAATCTACATCTCCTTTTATGATCTCAGGGATGATTTTATCCCTAATCTCAAAAGCACTCATTTCTGGTTGCAGATCGTATGTAGCCACTTTTGGTGACGGACATAATATACGCGATTCTCCTTCAAAAGGAACTTCTCTACCGCCATTGAAAAAGAAAGTAACGTGTGGATACTTTTCGGTTTCGGCAATTCTTATTTGTTTTTTACCTGCATTGGATAAAACCTCACCTAGCGTTTCTACAATATTGTCCTTATTGTAAACAACATGAACATTGTTGTAAGATTCATCATAATTGGTAAGGGTAACATAGTAAAGATCAAGTTTGTGCATATTCTGTTCATGCATATCTACTTGACTTAGCACTTGGGTCAATTCTCTACCACGGTCAGTTCTAAAGTTAAAGAAGATAACCACATCGCCTTCCTTTACAGAAGCAATAGGAGTACCGTCCGTATTGGTCATTACGATAGGTTTAATAAACTCATCAGTAATATCGGCATCATAGCTTTTTTGGATTGTTTTACCGATATCGGTAGATTTTTCACCTTCGGCATTTACAATTACATCGTAAGCTTCTTTAACGCGTTCCCATCTTTTGTCGCGGTCCATGGCGTAATATCTACCAATAACCGTTGCCAATTTTGTGTTTTTATCAGAACCGTATGCTACAATGTCTTCTAGAAAGCCTTTTCCACTTTTTGGGTCAACGTCTCTACCATCGGTAAATGCATGTAAATACATTTTGTTTACACCAGATTCTTTTCCAGCAGCTATTAAACCCTTAATATGGTTTGTATGGCTGTGTACACCACCATCGCTTAACAAGCCTAAAAAATGAACATCTTTGTTGTTTTTCTTCGCGTAGTCAAAAGCACTTTTTAAGACCGGTTCTGAACTTAAGGTGTTTTCGTTGACCGCCTTATTTATTTTGGCAAGATCTTGATAAACTATTCTACCGGCACCTAAGTTCATATGGCCTACTTCGCTATTTCCCATTTGACCTTCTGGCAAACCAACATTCATTCCGTCTGTCAACAAATTGGAATTAGCATATTTGGTATATAAACTATCTATAAAAGGAGTATTGGCTTTATCTACTGCAGATACTTCTGGATCTGGAGATTTGCCCCAGCCATCTAATATCATTAAGATTACTTTTTTGTTCATCTTTATTAGGTTTTAAGGCTACAAAAATACTATGATCTATTAAGTTAAGCTACTACATTACCTACCTTTTTTGTAAAGCTGGAGTAACACAACAAATTTGTAGTCTGTGTTAAGATTTGTTTGTTAAAGTTTAGTTATAACAATGTTAAAGGCTGAAACAATTTATGTAGACAAGCGTCTTTTAAAAGTACGCTATTGTACTTCATCAATTAAAATCAATCATCATGAAAAAAGTAATTCTAACATTATCCATGGTAGCACTTACCATGGGGTCAACAATTTTGGCTGCAGACAAAACTAGCAACGCTACAGATTCTAACACAACACTTGTAAAAAGGGTAAACATCAGTTCATTTTGTAAAGCGGTAATTAAGGGAGATTTAGAAACGGTTAAGCGCTTAATTGACCTTGGTGAAGATGTAAATCAAAAATCTCTAGGTATGACACCG encodes the following:
- the gpmI gene encoding 2,3-bisphosphoglycerate-independent phosphoglycerate mutase yields the protein MNKKVILMILDGWGKSPDPEVSAVDKANTPFIDSLYTKYANSNLLTDGMNVGLPEGQMGNSEVGHMNLGAGRIVYQDLAKINKAVNENTLSSEPVLKSAFDYAKKNNKDVHFLGLLSDGGVHSHTNHIKGLIAAGKESGVNKMYLHAFTDGRDVDPKSGKGFLEDIVAYGSDKNTKLATVIGRYYAMDRDKRWERVKEAYDVIVNAEGEKSTDIGKTIQKSYDADITDEFIKPIVMTNTDGTPIASVKEGDVVIFFNFRTDRGRELTQVLSQVDMHEQNMHKLDLYYVTLTNYDESYNNVHVVYNKDNIVETLGEVLSNAGKKQIRIAETEKYPHVTFFFNGGREVPFEGESRILCPSPKVATYDLQPEMSAFEIRDKIIPEIIKGDVDFICLNFANPDMVGHTGDMNAAIKACETVDECAKDVITAAIEKDFSVIVIADHGNCETMINEDGSPNTAHTTNPVPLILVDKDIHQIKDGVLGDIAPTILKLMGVEQSKFMTQNSLV
- a CDS encoding ankyrin repeat domain-containing protein; the protein is MKKVILTLSMVALTMGSTILAADKTSNATDSNTTLVKRVNISSFCKAVIKGDLETVKRLIDLGEDVNQKSLGMTPAMFAARYNKVDVLEILIDNGADLNLKSNQGYTAKRYAELSNATDALELIEISAGS